A region from the Brassica napus cultivar Da-Ae chromosome C8, Da-Ae, whole genome shotgun sequence genome encodes:
- the LOC106402842 gene encoding chlorophyll synthase, chloroplastic codes for MTSILHSVSSILPSRVNSAERLGVLSLRNPVEFTRRRHGWSTSGFESSGRRLVVRAAETDTDKVKSQVPEKAPGGGGGSSINQLLGIKGAAQETNKWKIRLQLTKPVTWPPLVWGVVCGAAASGNFHWTPEDVAKSILCMLMSGPCLTGYTQTINDWYDRDIDAINEPYRPIPSGAISEQEVITQVWVLLLGGLGIAGTLDVWAGHTTPTLFYLALGGSLLSYIYSAPPLKLKQNGWVGNFALGASYISLPWWAGQALFGTLTPDVVVLTLLYSIAGLGIAIVNDFKSVEGDRAMGLQSLPVAFGTEAAKWICVGAIDVTQLSVAGYLLASGKPYYALALLALIIPQIVFQFKYFLKDPVKYDVKYQASAQPFLVLGIFVTALASSH; via the exons ATGACTTCCATTCTCCACTCCGTCTCCTCCATCCTCCCCTCCCGAGTTAACTCCGCCGAACGTCTAGGAGTTCTGTCCCTCCGAAATCCCGTCGAGTTCACTCGTCGACGCCACGGTTGGTCCACGTCGGGCTTCGAATCTTCTG GGCGGAGATTGGTTGTGCGTGCTGCGGAGACTGATACTGATAAAG TTAAATCTCAGGTACCGGAAAAGGCACcaggcggtggtggtggttcgAGCATTAACCAGCTTCTTGGTATCAAAGGAGCCGCTCAAGAGACT AATAAATGGAAGATTCGTCTACAGCTTACAAAGCCAGTCACTTGGCCTCCATTAGTTTGGGGAGTTGTCTGTGGTGCTGCTGCTTCAG GGAACTTCCACTGGACTCCAGAGGATGTTGCTAAGTCGATTCTTTGCATGTTGATGTCTGGCCCGTGTCTTACTGGCTATACACAG ACAATCAACGACTGGTATGATCGAGATATTGATGCGATTAACGAGCCGTATCGTCCAATTCCATCTGGAGCAATATCAGAGCAAGAG GTTATTACACAAGTCTGGGTGCTGTTACTGGGAGGTCTTGGAATTGCTGGAACTTTAGATGTGTGG GCCGGGCATACAACTCCTACTTTGTTCTATCTTGCTTTGGGAGGATCCTTGCTCTCTTATATATACTCTGCTCCACCTTTGAAG CTAAAACAAAATGGATGGGTTGGAAATTTTGCACTTGGAGCAAGCTATATCAGTTTGCCATG GTGGGCTGGACAAGCATTGTTTGGCACTCTTACACCAGACGTCGTCGTTCTAACACTCTTGTACAGCATAGCTGGG TTGGGAATAGCCATTGTTAATGACTTCAAAAGTGTTGAAGGAGACAGAGCAATGGGCCTTCAGTCTCTCCCTGTAGCTTTTGGCACTGAAGCTGCAAAATGGATATGCGTTGGTGCTATAGACGTTACTCAGCTCTCAGTTGCCG GATATCTATTAGCATCTGGCAAACCTTATTACGCGTTGGCGCTGCTTGCTTTGATTATTCCACAGATTGTGTTCCAG TTTAAATACTTTCTCAAGGACCCTGTCAAATACGACGTCAAGTATCAG GCTAGCGCACAGCCGTTCTTGGTGCTTGGTATATTCGTGACGGCATTAGCATCAAGTCACTAG
- the LOC106406258 gene encoding acyl-coenzyme A oxidase 4, peroxisomal: MTVLSSRDRDEAEKKVKSSYFDLPAMDVSVAFPQATPASKFPPCTSDYYHFNELLTPEEQAVRKRVREFMEKEVAPIMTEYWEKAEFPFHIIPKLGALGVVGGSIKGYGCPGLSITANAIATAEISRVDASCGTFNLVHTSLGMLTIALCGSEAQKHKYLPSLAQMKTVTCWALTEPDNGSDASALQTTATKVEGGWVLTGQKRWIGNSTFADLLIILARNTTTNQVNGFIVKKDAPGLTVTKIPNKIGLRIVQNGDILLQNVFVPDEERLPGLNSFQDTSKVLAVSRVMVAWQPIGVSMGVYDMCHRYLKERKQFGAPLAAFQINQQKLVKMLGNVQAMFLMGWRLCKLYESGQMTPGQASLGKAWISSKARETASLGRELLGGNGIVGDFLVAKAFCDLEPIYTYEGTYDINTLVTAREVTGIASFKPAASRSRSRL; encoded by the exons ATGACTGTGCTGTCATCTAGAGATCGAG ATGAGGCtgagaagaaggtgaagagttCGTATTTCGATTTGCCGGCTATGGACGTATCCGTTGCATTTCCTCAAGCAACCCCAGCTTCTAAGTTCCCACCTTGCA CTTCAGACTATTACCATTTCAATGAACTGTTGACTCCGGAGGAGCAGGCTGTGCGGAAGAGAGTGAGGGAGTTCATGGAGAAAGAAGTTGCTCCCATTATGACAGAG TACTGGGAGAAGGCAGAGTTTCCATTCCATATCATTCCAAAGCTTGGAGCTTTAGGTGTTGTTGGTGGCTCTATTAAG GGTTATGGCTGTCCTGGCCTCTCCATCACAGCCAACGCCATTGCAACAGCAGAGATATCTAGAGTTGATGCAAGCTGTGGGACTTTTAATTTGGTGCATACCTCTTTGGGCATGCTCACTATTG CACTTTGTGGATCAGAAGCACAGAAGCACAAGTATTTGCCTTCTTTGGCTCAGATGAAAACTGTGACTTGTTGG GCTTTGACAGAACCTGACAATGGAAGTGATGCAAGTGCTCTACAAACAACTGCCACAAAG GTCGAAGGAGGTTGGGTACTTACGGGACAAAAGCGTTGGATCGGTAACAGCACCTTTGCAGATCTGTTGATCATCCTTGCTAGGAATACGACAACTAACCAAGTGAATGG ATTCATAGTCAAGAAAGATGCGCCTGGCTTAACGGTTACTAAGATCCCAAATAAAATAGGTTTACGTATTGTtcaaaatggagatattctactACAGAATGTCTTTGTTCCTGATGAGGAGCGGTTACCTGGACTAAATTCTTTTCAAGACACAAGCAAG GTCCTTGCTGTCTCACGTGTAATGGTGGCCTGGCAACCAATTGGTGTATCAATGGGAGTCTACGACATGTGTCACAG GTATCTAAAGGAGAGGAAACAGTTTGGAGCACCGTTGGCTGCATTCCAGATAAACCAACAGAAGCTTGTGAAGATGCTGGGTAATGTTCAAGCGATGTTTCTGATGGGTTGGCGCCTCTGCAAGTTATATGAGTCGGGTCAGATGACTCCTGGTCAAGCCAGTTTAGGAAAG GCATGGATTTCATCAAAGGCAAGGGAAACTGCTTCGTTAGGCCGAGAATTACTCGGTGGAAATGGAATTGTAGGAGATTTTCTGGTGGCAAAG GCTTTCTGTGACCTTGAACCCATTTATACATATGAAGGGACTTACGATATAAACACCTTAGTGACGGCGAGGGAAGTAACAGGGATTGCGAGTTTCAAACCTGCTGCTTCACGGAGCCGTAGCCGTCTTTAA